One window of Pogoniulus pusillus isolate bPogPus1 chromosome 9, bPogPus1.pri, whole genome shotgun sequence genomic DNA carries:
- the CTSO gene encoding cathepsin O, with amino-acid sequence MLAPGVLCCLLQVGSAAVLASAGTRFGEEGSGDPGRDQKKGAAAAAAFRESAKRIRLLNSSSKDNATAFYGINQFSHLLPEEFKAIYLRSIPHKLPRYIKVPRRNKKPLPKKFDWRDKKVIAEVRNQQTCGGCWAFSIVGGIESAYAIKGNNLEELSVQQVIDCSYNNYGCSGGSIVSALIWLNQTKVKLVRDSEYTFKAQTGLCHYFDHSDFGVSITGFAAYDFSSQEEEMMRMLVNWGPLAVTVDAVSWQDYLGGIIQYHCSSGRANHAVLITGFDRTGSIPYWIVQNSWGPAWGIDGYVHVKMGSNVCGIADTVSSVFV; translated from the exons ATGCTGGCACCGGGGGttctttgctgcctgctgcaggtgggcagcgCCGCCGTCCTGGCGTCTGCAGGCACCCGGTTTGGAGAAGAGGGTAGTGGTGATCCGGGCCGCGACCAGAAGAaaggggcggcggcggcggcggccttCCGG gaaaGTGCTAAAAGAATTAGACTACTGAATTCATCATCAAAAGATAATGCAACTGCTTTCTATGGAATAAATCAGTTTTCTCACCTGCTTCCTGAAGAGTTCAAAG CTATTTACTTAAGAAGCATACCTCACAAACTTCCCAGATATATCAAAGTgccaagaagaaacaaaaaaccttTGCCAAAGAAGTTTGATTGGAGGGACAAGAAAGTCATTGCAGAAGTGAGAAATCAGCAAACA TGTGGAGGCTGCTGGGCTTTCAGCATTGTGGGTGGTATAGAATCTGCCTATGCAATTAAAGGAAATAACCTGGAAGAACTCAGCGTGCAGCAGGTTATTGACTGTTCATACAATAATTATGGCTGCAGTGGAGGATCCATTGTTAGTGCCTTGATCTGGCTGAACCAG ACAAAAGTAAAACTTGTGAGAGATTCAGAATACACTTTTAAAGCTCAGACAGGACTGTGCCATTATTTTGATCACTCAGATTTTGGAGTTTCAATAACAGGATTTGCTGCATATGACTTCAG CAGTCAAGAAGAAGAAATGATGAGGATGCTTGTTAATTGGGGCCCTTTGGCAGTAACAGTAGATGCGGTTAGCTGGCAGGATTATCTCGGCGGGATCATACAGTATCACTGCTCCAGTGGAAGAGCCAATCATGCTGTTCTTATCACTGGTTTTGATAGAACAG GCAGTATCCCTTACTGGATTGTACAGAACTCTTGGGGACCTGCCTGGGGAATAGATGGCTACGTTCATGTTAAGATGGGCAGCAATGTCTGTG GTATTGCGGATACAGTTTCATCAGTATTTGTTTGA